In Afipia sp. GAS231, a single window of DNA contains:
- a CDS encoding group III truncated hemoglobin, producing the protein MIVTGAERREQITAEISERTGITEAMIERLVHAFYDKVRADAVLAPVFDARIADWEPHLAQMCAFWSSVALMSGRYHGTPMVKHMPLPVDAAHFDRWLDLFEATAREICPPAAAAHFVERARRIAASLELGIANGQGVLLGVGERFRRIETGASR; encoded by the coding sequence ATGATCGTGACGGGAGCCGAGCGGCGCGAACAGATCACAGCCGAGATCAGCGAACGGACAGGGATTACCGAGGCCATGATCGAGCGCCTGGTGCACGCCTTCTACGACAAGGTGCGCGCGGACGCGGTGCTGGCGCCGGTGTTCGATGCCCGTATTGCCGACTGGGAGCCTCATCTTGCGCAGATGTGCGCGTTCTGGTCATCGGTCGCGCTGATGTCTGGCCGTTATCACGGCACGCCGATGGTCAAGCATATGCCGCTGCCGGTCGATGCCGCGCATTTCGACCGCTGGCTCGATCTGTTCGAGGCGACGGCGCGCGAAATCTGTCCGCCCGCGGCCGCAGCCCATTTCGTCGAGCGGGCGCGGCGAATCGCGGCCAGCCTCGAACTCGGCATCGCCAACGGGCAGGGCGTCCTGCTCGGTGTCGG
- a CDS encoding Rrf2 family transcriptional regulator, whose product MRLTSFTDFALRALMRLAGEPTRSFATNEIAAEFGISRNHLAKVVRDLADGGFIATQRGAGGGFSLARSAQSITLGQVVRALEGPHALVECFRDDGGSCALTPRCRLKAKLAAAREAFMRELDSTTLEECAYPARAGRSAAPAS is encoded by the coding sequence ATGCGCCTGACATCGTTCACGGATTTTGCGTTGCGCGCCCTGATGCGGCTGGCGGGCGAACCGACGCGCTCGTTTGCGACCAACGAAATCGCGGCCGAGTTCGGCATTTCCCGCAACCATCTGGCCAAGGTGGTGCGCGACCTCGCCGATGGCGGCTTCATCGCGACCCAGCGCGGCGCCGGCGGCGGGTTCTCGCTCGCACGCTCCGCCCAGTCGATCACGCTTGGCCAGGTCGTGCGGGCGCTGGAAGGGCCGCACGCGCTGGTCGAATGTTTTCGCGACGATGGTGGTTCGTGCGCGCTGACGCCGCGCTGCCGCCTGAAGGCGAAACTCGCCGCCGCGCGCGAAGCTTTTATGCGCGAACTCGACTCGACGACACTTGAGGAATGCGCCTATCCCGCACGGGCTGGACGCAGCGCGGCGCCCGCATCATGA
- a CDS encoding DUF6522 family protein, whose translation MKPIEFENGEVEIDASIVADGLGVTLALLQQGMRTGSITSLAERGVDADQGRHRLTFFSEHRRFRVVIDASGAVIQRSALDFGAGSLPKSVRKPGG comes from the coding sequence ATGAAACCGATCGAATTCGAAAATGGCGAGGTCGAGATCGATGCATCCATCGTCGCCGATGGGCTCGGCGTGACGCTAGCCCTGCTCCAGCAAGGGATGCGCACGGGCAGCATCACCAGCCTTGCCGAGCGCGGCGTCGATGCCGATCAGGGCCGCCATCGCCTCACCTTCTTCTCCGAACACCGGCGGTTCCGCGTCGTGATCGACGCGTCGGGCGCCGTTATCCAGCGCTCGGCGCTCGACTTTGGTGCCGGATCGCTGCCGAAATCGGTGCGCAAGCCCGGCGGATGA